The Streptomyces sp. NBC_01244 genome contains a region encoding:
- a CDS encoding 1-phosphofructokinase family hexose kinase: protein MILTVTLNTALDVTYRVPRLLAHASHRVTEVTERPGGKGLNVARVLAAIGHEVTATGFAGGPTGTVVRELLAGSPGVRDELVPCAGTTRRTLAVVDEASGDTTQFNEPGPLITAAEWSAFLTRYEALLAGGARAVALCGSLPPGVPIGAYAALVRTARSAGVPVLLDTSGEALRRGVAARPDVIKPNAAELAELTGSRDPLPATRDARRRGAHAVVTSLGPEGLLAATALGTWRAAPPRTLTGNPTGAGDSAVAGLLSALTEGLDWPDRLTRAVALSAATVAAPTAGDFDPRTYEEVRGSVKVTAGT from the coding sequence ATGATCCTGACCGTGACGCTCAACACCGCACTCGACGTCACCTACCGCGTACCGCGCCTGCTCGCGCACGCCTCCCACCGCGTCACCGAGGTCACCGAACGCCCCGGCGGCAAAGGCCTCAACGTGGCCCGCGTGCTCGCCGCGATCGGCCACGAGGTCACCGCGACCGGCTTCGCGGGCGGCCCCACGGGAACCGTCGTACGCGAACTGCTCGCCGGCTCCCCCGGCGTCCGCGACGAACTGGTCCCCTGCGCGGGCACCACCCGCCGCACCCTGGCCGTCGTCGACGAGGCCTCCGGGGACACCACGCAGTTCAACGAACCCGGCCCGCTGATCACCGCCGCCGAGTGGTCCGCGTTCCTCACCCGCTACGAGGCCCTGCTGGCGGGCGGCGCCCGCGCGGTGGCCCTGTGCGGCAGCCTGCCCCCGGGCGTACCCATAGGGGCCTACGCGGCCCTCGTACGGACGGCCCGCTCGGCCGGCGTGCCCGTCCTCCTCGACACCAGCGGCGAGGCCCTGCGCCGCGGGGTCGCCGCCCGCCCCGACGTGATCAAACCGAACGCCGCCGAGCTCGCCGAGCTGACCGGCTCCCGCGACCCGCTGCCCGCCACCCGCGACGCCCGCCGCCGCGGGGCCCACGCCGTGGTCACCTCGCTCGGCCCGGAAGGACTGCTCGCCGCCACCGCCCTGGGCACCTGGCGGGCGGCCCCGCCCCGCACCCTGACGGGCAACCCCACCGGCGCCGGCGACTCCGCCGTCGCGGGCCTGCTCTCGGCCCTCACCGAAGGCCTGGACTGGCCGGACCGCCTGACCCGCGCGGTGGCCCTCTCCGCGGCCACGGTCGCGGCCCCCACGGCGGGAGACTTCGACCCCCGCACCTACGAGGAGGTACGGGGGTCGGTGAAGGTCACGGCGGGCACGTAG
- a CDS encoding CBM35 domain-containing protein produces the protein MTTPANHGPNNGANKPEDDDPFGYLYEDGQAAGATPPGQGGGYGYPGPTAGGQPGVPRTSYNQVRTVGDRPYGGPRGPVPYQQGPQQQPPAYQAQYQAPEALQAGGYGVPPQQQPPQYTQSLPLPGSGGGRGGGHGGGGSSRKGMLIAAVAVVAAVAIGISAAVIFGKDDDADKGKNTANTGQSPSAPAQNTPSGKPSDSAPADAPLPKGDAGGSGMVISGGAALESAVPGAKSEGGKYVGGFNQPGAAVTWTLEVPKTGEYTFRMYYGVPGKDANMTLAINDTVQTRPINMKNFAKAGEGAWDKGWTNTYSYVNLKQGTNTIKISCEAGNSCEAVIDRFVLEKR, from the coding sequence ATGACGACGCCCGCGAACCACGGCCCGAACAACGGGGCGAACAAGCCCGAGGATGACGACCCGTTCGGCTACCTCTACGAGGACGGCCAGGCCGCGGGGGCCACCCCGCCCGGGCAGGGCGGCGGGTACGGCTACCCGGGACCCACGGCCGGCGGTCAGCCGGGTGTGCCCCGGACCTCGTACAACCAGGTCCGCACGGTCGGTGACCGGCCCTACGGCGGCCCGCGCGGGCCCGTTCCCTATCAGCAGGGCCCGCAGCAGCAGCCCCCGGCCTACCAGGCGCAGTACCAGGCCCCCGAAGCGCTGCAGGCGGGCGGCTACGGCGTTCCGCCGCAGCAGCAGCCCCCGCAGTACACCCAGTCCCTTCCGCTGCCGGGCTCCGGCGGCGGGCGCGGTGGCGGCCACGGCGGCGGCGGGTCCAGCCGCAAGGGCATGCTCATCGCGGCCGTCGCGGTGGTCGCCGCGGTGGCGATCGGCATCAGCGCGGCGGTGATCTTCGGCAAGGACGACGACGCCGACAAGGGCAAGAACACAGCGAACACGGGCCAGAGCCCGTCGGCGCCCGCCCAGAACACCCCCTCGGGCAAGCCGAGCGACTCCGCGCCGGCGGACGCTCCGCTGCCGAAGGGCGACGCGGGCGGCTCCGGCATGGTGATCAGCGGTGGCGCGGCGCTGGAGAGCGCGGTGCCGGGGGCGAAGAGCGAGGGCGGCAAGTACGTCGGCGGCTTCAACCAGCCGGGTGCTGCGGTGACCTGGACGCTGGAGGTCCCCAAGACCGGCGAGTACACCTTCCGGATGTACTACGGCGTGCCGGGCAAGGACGCCAACATGACGCTGGCGATCAACGACACCGTGCAGACTCGGCCGATCAACATGAAGAACTTCGCGAAGGCCGGCGAGGGTGCCTGGGACAAGGGCTGGACCAACACGTACTCGTACGTGAACCTCAAGCAGGGCACGAACACCATCAAGATCTCCTGCGAGGCGGGCAACTCCTGCGAGGCGGTCATCGACCGGTTCGTCCTCGAGAAGCGCTGA